The genomic interval CGAGGACGACGTCGACCCCGAACGGGAACTCCCCGAAGCCACCCATGTCGTACGGTTCGCCGAACCCCCGCAGGGCCGGCGCCGTGAGCGCATCTCGCCCGCCAGGGCCCGCCAGGTGATGGAAGAGATCCTCGGCGAGTTCGAGGCCGAAGGCCGCACGATCGTGGGCCCCAGGGACTTCATGGAGCACTGCGACCGCCACGGCCGCGGCCGCTCGTGGGTCTCCGGCCAGGTCGCCGACTTCATCCTGGCCGGACGCCTCGCCGAGACCGGGGAGCCCGGCGAGTACCGCATCGTCCGCGACGACGAGGCCGCCTGACGGCCCTGACGCGTCAGACGCGTCTGACCCCCCTGACGGCACCGCGGCCCCTAACGCGCGGGTGACGCGTGCGCGCGACCCCCCTCAGACGCGTCTGACACCCCCGGCCTGACACCCCTGACACCCTCGGAATCCGCACGACAGGAGAGCGCCCGCATGCCCCCGACCGCCCCTGACCGACCGTCGGCCGCGCCCACCGCAGCCCTCGGGCTCGCCCTGGCCGCCGCCTCCCGAGGGCTGGCCGTCCTCCCGCTCTCCCGCACCAAACTCCCCGCCATCCGCTCCCCGCACCGCGACGAGCCGCGGCCCGCCCGCCGCTGTCGCGGCGAGTGCGGCCGCATCGGCCACGGCGTCCACGACGCCACCACCGACCCCGGGACGATTCGCGAGCTCTTCGCCGCCGCCCCGTGGGCCACCGGCTACGGCATCGCCTGCGGACGCCCGCCCCACCACCTCGTCGGCCTGGACCTGGACGTCAAACACGACCAGGACGGCCCCGCCGCCCTGCAACACCTCGCCGACACCCACGGCTTCCAGCTCCCTCCGGCGCCCACCGTGCTCACCCCGAGCGGCGGCCGCCACCTGTGGCTCACCACCCCCACCGGTACGACGGTCCCGAACTCCGTCGGCCGCCTGGCCCCCGGCATCGACGTCCGCGGCACCGGCGGCTACCTCGTCGGCCCCGGCTCCCGCACCACCGCCGGCACCTACTCCTTCGCCCCGGACACACCGCAACTGCCCGCACCCACCGTCCCGGCGCCACTGCTCGCCCTGATGCAACCCACCACCAGCCGGCCCGCGCCCTCCGGGCGCCACCCGGTACCGGCGTCCGGGAAACAGGCCGTCGGCCTGGTCCGTTTCGTCCTCGACGCCACCCCCGGAGGCAAGAACGGCACCGGCCGCAACGACCGCCTCTACTGGGCCGCCTGCCGCGCCTACGAAACCGCCGACCGCGACGCCGACGGCATCGCCGCCGCCCTCATCGAGGCCGCCGTACACACCGGACTGCCCGAGCTCGAAGCCCGCGCCACCGTCACCTCCGCCGCCCGCAACGCCCGCCGGAGCCCTGCGTGAGCACGGAGCACGACCACAGCACCGACACCTCCGACCTCGCCCGCCGCCTGCTCCAGGGCCAGGGCGTCGACCCCGACAAGAAGGGACCTTCCCAGGCCTCACTCCTGGCCGCCCTGGCCCGGGACCGCTACGAGCTGTTCATGTCCGACGACGGCCGCCCCTACGGCATCCCCGTCACCGGCCCGAACATCGCCCTGCCTCTGCGTGGCAAGGCCGGTTTGCGCTCGCAGCTCGCCCGCATCTTCGCCGACACCCACCACGGCACCGTCCCCTCGCAGTCAGCTCTCGCTGACGCCATGACCGTCCTCGAAGGAGTCGCCTCCATGGCCAACCCCCGCACACCCCAATTACGCGTCGCCCGCCACGACGACCGCATCATCGTCGACCTCGGCACCACCGATGGCCGCTGCGTCGCCATCGGCCCCGACGGCTGGCAGCGCCTGGGCGCGTCCCCAGTCGTCTTCCGCCGCTCCGGCGCCATGAAGCCCCTGCCCGAACCCGTCCGCGACGGCGACGGCCTCGCCCGGCTCCGCTCCCTGCTCAACACCAACGACGAAGGCTTTCAACTCCTGGCCGCCTGGCTCGTCGCCGCGTTCATCCCCGACCTGCCCCACCCGATCCTCGCCTTCCGCGGCGAACAGGGCACCGGCAAGTCCAAGGGCGCCGCCATGGTCATCGGCATCGTCGACCCCTCCGGCGCCCCCAAGCGCACCGCACCCCGCGACCTGAAGTCCTGGGCGGTGCAGGCGTTCAACTCCTGGGCCATCTGCCTCGACAACGTCTCGATCGTCCCGGACTGGCTCTCCGACGCCCTGTGCCGGGCCGTCACCGGCGACGGCATCGTCGACCGCGCCCTGTACACCGACGACGACGTGGTCGTCCTCGAATTCCGCCGCGTCCTGGCCATGACCACCATCGACGCTGGCGCGCTCGCCGGCGACCTCGCCGAGCGCCTGCTGACCATCGAGCTGCAGCTCATCCCCGACCACAAGCGCCGCGAGGAAGCTGAACTCGACCGCGCCTATACCGACGCCCACCCCGCCATCCTGGCCAGCCTGTTCGACCTCCTCGCCCGGGTTTTGAAAGCCCTGCCGGACGTCACGCTCACCGAGCGGCCCCGGATGGCCGACTTCGCCCGCGTCTTGGCGGCCGTCGACCGCGTCACCGGCTGGCACACCCTCGACTCCTACCGCGCCACCGCAGCCGATGCCGTTGCCGACGTCCTCGATGGCGAACCCTTCGCCCAGGCCGTCGTCGAGCTTGTCGATAAAGCCGGCCCCGACGGCCTGACCCTCACGGCCAGCCAACTCCTCGCAGCGGTCGAGATCCCCGACAAGCTCCCCAAGAAGTGGCCCAAGGACTCCACCCGCGCCGGCGGCCAGCTCAAACGCCTCGCCCCCGCACTGCGGACGATCGGCATCGAGGTTGACGACTCCCAGCGCGGACCCAAGCCGAAGAAGCAGCGCCTCTACTCCCTCACCGCATCAGCAGAGAGAAGGTGCGAAACAGCGTCCCCAGCGTCCCCCCAAGCCCCCAAACCATCCGTGACCTGCGGAAACAGGGGGGACGCTAGCGATGGGCCCTCAGCGTCCCCCCACCCCGCCGAGGGGACGCTGACCCCCGCACAGCGTCCCCCCACGCCACCACCTCTGACCTGCACAAACGCGAGAGGGGGGACGCTGGGAACGCTGGGAACGCTATTTCGCACCTTCTCTCTGGTGACCCCACCTCAACCCCGCGGTGCACCGAGTGCGGCACCCCACTCGCCGACTTCCTCATCGCCATCGGCGAGACCACCCACCCCGGCTGCGACCCCACCCTCACGCCCAGGAGCTGACCCATGCGCATCCGCCTCCACGGCAGCGAAGACGAGTGCACTCGCACCGCTGAATTCCTCGCCCAGGTGCTCGACGTCCTCGACATCAGCCGGCCTTACCGCGACCGGCCCCCGAGCCGCCTCGCCCGCATGTACCTCACCACCGCGCTGCCCACCGCCGACTCGACGAAGGAGAAGTGATCACCCTGGGACGCGTCATTGACCCCCGCCTCAAACTTGCCGATGTCCTCGACGAACTCGGCATGTCCCGCTCGGCCTTCTACCGCATGCGCGCCCGCGGCAAGGGCCCCAAGTGCAGCAAGCTCCCCAACGGACAGCTCCGCTTCCTCCGCTCCGACCTCGACGCCTGGTGGGCCGACTGCGCGGAGGACGGGAGCGGCGCGTGGGACTGAGCTACCGCGTCCGCTTCTGGGACATACGTGAGCGGCCCGGCCGCCGGAGCCCCTTCGAGGTGCGCTGGACGGTCAACGGCCGTGAGAAGTCCGAGTCCTACAGCACCATTGGCCTCGCCGAGAGCCGGTGGTCGAAGCTCATGACCCTCGCGCGGGAGGGCGAAGCATTCGACGTGCAGTCGGGCCTGCCTATCTCTGAACTGCGCGCCATCAAACAGAAAGTCACCTGGTACCAGCACGCACACGACTACATCGAGCAAAAATGGGATCACACCCCCGGCAACACCCGCCGCACGCTGGCGGACGCCATGGCGACCATCACGCCCGCGCTGGTGAAACCCGGATCCAGATACCCCGATCACCGGGTCTTGCGGCGCGCCCTGTACAGCTGGGCGTTCAACAAGAAAGCTTGGGAGAATGAGCCGCCGGAAGAATGGCGTCCGGCCATCGGGTGGATCGAGCAGCGATCCCTGCCAATCGGCGCGCTGGAGGATGCTGCGGTTGTGCGGCAGGCCCTGGATGCGCTGAAGCTCAAGCTCGACGGCACGCCGGCTGCCGCGAAGACCGCCTTGCGGAAGAAGGGAGCCTTCAGCGACAGCCTCGGCCTCGCCGTCGAGAAGGGGTACTTCACCGCCAATCCGCTCGCGGGCGTGAAGTGGCGGGCTCCGCAGCCGCCGGAGGAAGTCGATCCGGAGTGCGTGCCAAACCC from Streptomyces albireticuli carries:
- a CDS encoding bifunctional DNA primase/polymerase, yielding MPPTAPDRPSAAPTAALGLALAAASRGLAVLPLSRTKLPAIRSPHRDEPRPARRCRGECGRIGHGVHDATTDPGTIRELFAAAPWATGYGIACGRPPHHLVGLDLDVKHDQDGPAALQHLADTHGFQLPPAPTVLTPSGGRHLWLTTPTGTTVPNSVGRLAPGIDVRGTGGYLVGPGSRTTAGTYSFAPDTPQLPAPTVPAPLLALMQPTTSRPAPSGRHPVPASGKQAVGLVRFVLDATPGGKNGTGRNDRLYWAACRAYETADRDADGIAAALIEAAVHTGLPELEARATVTSAARNARRSPA
- a CDS encoding ATP-binding protein; this encodes MSTEHDHSTDTSDLARRLLQGQGVDPDKKGPSQASLLAALARDRYELFMSDDGRPYGIPVTGPNIALPLRGKAGLRSQLARIFADTHHGTVPSQSALADAMTVLEGVASMANPRTPQLRVARHDDRIIVDLGTTDGRCVAIGPDGWQRLGASPVVFRRSGAMKPLPEPVRDGDGLARLRSLLNTNDEGFQLLAAWLVAAFIPDLPHPILAFRGEQGTGKSKGAAMVIGIVDPSGAPKRTAPRDLKSWAVQAFNSWAICLDNVSIVPDWLSDALCRAVTGDGIVDRALYTDDDVVVLEFRRVLAMTTIDAGALAGDLAERLLTIELQLIPDHKRREEAELDRAYTDAHPAILASLFDLLARVLKALPDVTLTERPRMADFARVLAAVDRVTGWHTLDSYRATAADAVADVLDGEPFAQAVVELVDKAGPDGLTLTASQLLAAVEIPDKLPKKWPKDSTRAGGQLKRLAPALRTIGIEVDDSQRGPKPKKQRLYSLTASAERRCETASPASPQAPKPSVTCGNRGDASDGPSASPHPAEGTLTPAQRPPTPPPLTCTNARGGTLGTLGTLFRTFSLVTPPQPRGAPSAAPHSPTSSSPSARPPTPAATPPSRPGADPCASASTAAKTSALAPLNSSPRCSTSSTSAGLTATGPRAASPACTSPPRCPPPTRRRRSDHPGTRH
- a CDS encoding helix-turn-helix transcriptional regulator, whose protein sequence is MITLGRVIDPRLKLADVLDELGMSRSAFYRMRARGKGPKCSKLPNGQLRFLRSDLDAWWADCAEDGSGAWD
- a CDS encoding tyrosine-type recombinase/integrase, which produces MGLSYRVRFWDIRERPGRRSPFEVRWTVNGREKSESYSTIGLAESRWSKLMTLAREGEAFDVQSGLPISELRAIKQKVTWYQHAHDYIEQKWDHTPGNTRRTLADAMATITPALVKPGSRYPDHRVLRRALYSWAFNKKAWENEPPEEWRPAIGWIEQRSLPIGALEDAAVVRQALDALKLKLDGTPAAAKTALRKKGAFSDSLGLAVEKGYFTANPLAGVKWRAPQPPEEVDPECVPNPAQVKRLLGAVRGLGGRGPHLEAFFGCMYFAAMRPAEVIRLERSQCRLPEEGWGLLTLRGGVVLSGKEWTDDGEAHEVHALKKRALRETRPVPIPPELVAMLREHVDRFGTASDGRLFRSGRDLYVQSAAYNKTWKKARVTALSKEEQASLVAKRPYDLRHAGISFWLHSGVDPAECARRAGQSIEVMFRVYAKVLAAGQERANRRIAAAMREWR